Proteins encoded in a region of the Zea mays cultivar B73 chromosome 4, Zm-B73-REFERENCE-NAM-5.0, whole genome shotgun sequence genome:
- the LOC100193387 gene encoding protein Z, which translates to MQASSLRRALLLRGPRGAQLFPIPVGNKPRAFSSASPAAARSPKDAHNAPPPIMPTLPWGDALAATQRTFCLPLAGRVLAASATENAAVAPVAVYASLALAAAGARGDTRRQVLQALGGGGGGRGAAVQAANLASRVVKRVFKDRSTSGGPRLAFAGGIWADTSTSLSPGFVEAARSVYSCTARTADFINKPEDAAKLINMWVKQSTKDTVTSLLPDGLIDKNTGLVIGSALYFRGRWLDRTDTRSDAVQKFCCLDRTCVDVPFVEYDRTRPFAVHDGFKVIKLPYQQGNNERKFSMYIFLPDAHDGLFELAKKVFAEPSFLEQHLPTEKRHVDIKIPKFTVSFQVNMKQFLKEMGLELPFLRDADFTDMVKEDGSRNPLYLSDILHKAVLEVNDEGVEETSVRIGIGKPSPGEHFVADHPFFFVIREEVSGSVMFMGHILDPSSQS; encoded by the exons ATGCAGGCCTCTtccctccggcgagccctccttcTGCGGGGACCGCGAGGCGCCCAGCTCTTCCCCATTCCCGTAGGCAACAAGCCCCGTGCCTTCTCCTCCGCGTCCCCCGCGGCAGCGCGCTCTCCCAAAGACGCTCATAATGCGCCGCCGCCGATTATGCCGACGCTGCCGTGGGGTGATGCGCTCGCAGCCACGCAGCGCACCTTCTGCCTGCCGCTCGCTGGGCGCGTCCTCGCCGCCTCGGCGACCGAGAACGCGGCCGTGGCCCCCGTCGCAGTCTACGCCTCGCTGGCCCTGGCCGCCGCCGGCGCGCGCGGCGACACGCGGCGGCAGGTCCTCCAGGCgctgggcggcggcggcgggggcagGGGCGCCGCGGTTCAAGCGGCCAACTTGGCGTCGCGCGTGGTCAAGCGGGTGTTCAAGGACCGGTCCACGTCCGGCGGCCCGCGGCTGGCCTTCGCAGGAGGAATATGGGCCGACACCTCAACGAGCCTATCGCCGGGGTTCGTGGAGGCCGCCCGTAGTGTCTACAGCTGCACGGCGCGGACGGCTGACTTCATTAACAAG CCTGAAGATGCCGCCAAGCTAATTAACATGTGGGTCAAACAATCCACAAAAGATACTGTTACCTCGCTCCTTCCGGATGGACTAATTGACAAGAATACAGGACTTGTTATTGGCAGCGCACTGTATTTTAGGGGAAGATGGCTTGACAGGACTGATACGAGGAGTGACGCGGTACAAAAATTCTGCTGTCTGGATCGAACTTGTGTTGACGTTCCTTTTGTGGAATATGATAGAACTCGACCTTTCGCAGTCCACGATGGATTTAAAGTGATTAAGCTTCCTTACCAGCAAGGAAATAATGAACGGAAGTTCTCCATGTACATCTTCCTGCCTGATGCTCATGATGGCTTGTTTGAATTAGCTAAGAAAGTTTTCGCGGAACCATCATTCTTAGAACAACACTTGCCAACTGAGAAGCGGCACGTGGATATCAAGATTCCCAAGTTCACAGTGTCATTCCAGGTCAATATGAAGCAGTTTCTGAAAGAAATGGGCCTCGAATTACCCTTCCTCCGTGATGCAGATTTCACTGATATGGTCAAGGAAGATGGATCCAGAAATCCGTTGTATCTATCCGACATACTTCATAAAGCAGTTTTGGAGGTTAATGATGAAGGCGTTGAAGAAACTTCTGTGAGAATTGGCATAGGGAAGCCCTCACCAGGAGAGCACTTTGTTGCCGACCATCCTTTCTTCTTTGTCATTAGGGAGGAGGTGTCTGGCTCAGTAATGTTCATGGGGCACATACTGGACCCATCATCACAATCTTAA